Proteins encoded together in one Variovorax paradoxus EPS window:
- a CDS encoding TRAP transporter substrate-binding protein gives MTESKSPRRRNLLKGAAVAAGAMSAPMVSMAQTTSLRFQSTWPAKDIFHEYAQDYAKKVNDMAGSRLKIEVLPAGSVVPAFQLLDAVAKGTLDGGHGVVAYWYGKNSALALWGSGPGYGMDANMVLAWHTYGGGKALMEEIYKSLNLDVASYLYGPMPTQPLGWFKKPVAKAEDMKGLKFRTVGLAVDVFTDMGAAVNPLPGGEIVPALDRGLIDAAEFNNASSDRVLGFPDVAKNCMLQSFHQSGEQFEVLWNGPKLRALPAELKAVIEYATQAASADMSWKAIDRNSKDYEELKKSGIKFYKTPDSVLRAQLASWDKTIAKKSAENALFKKVLDSQRAFAERAGQWQNDYSVDFKMAYNHYFGRQAKKS, from the coding sequence ATGACAGAGAGCAAGTCACCCCGCCGCCGCAACCTTCTGAAAGGTGCCGCCGTGGCCGCGGGCGCCATGTCGGCGCCGATGGTCAGCATGGCGCAGACCACGTCGCTGCGCTTCCAGAGCACCTGGCCCGCAAAGGACATCTTCCATGAGTACGCGCAGGACTACGCCAAGAAGGTGAACGACATGGCGGGCAGCCGCCTGAAGATCGAAGTGCTGCCGGCCGGCTCGGTCGTGCCCGCATTCCAGCTGCTCGACGCAGTGGCCAAGGGCACGCTGGACGGCGGCCACGGCGTGGTCGCGTACTGGTACGGCAAGAACTCGGCGCTGGCACTGTGGGGCTCGGGTCCGGGCTACGGCATGGACGCCAACATGGTGCTGGCCTGGCACACCTACGGCGGCGGCAAGGCGCTGATGGAGGAGATCTACAAGAGCCTGAACCTCGACGTGGCCTCCTACCTGTACGGCCCGATGCCGACGCAGCCGCTGGGCTGGTTCAAGAAGCCGGTGGCCAAGGCCGAGGACATGAAGGGCCTGAAGTTCCGCACCGTCGGCCTCGCCGTGGACGTGTTCACCGACATGGGCGCGGCCGTGAACCCGCTGCCCGGCGGCGAGATCGTGCCCGCGCTGGACCGCGGCCTGATCGATGCGGCCGAGTTCAACAACGCCTCCAGCGACAGGGTGCTGGGCTTTCCCGACGTGGCGAAGAACTGCATGCTGCAGAGCTTCCACCAGAGCGGCGAGCAGTTCGAGGTGCTCTGGAACGGCCCCAAGCTGCGCGCGCTGCCGGCCGAGCTCAAGGCGGTGATCGAGTACGCCACGCAGGCCGCGAGCGCCGACATGAGCTGGAAGGCGATCGACCGCAACTCCAAGGACTACGAGGAGTTGAAGAAGAGCGGCATCAAGTTCTACAAGACGCCCGATTCGGTGCTGCGCGCGCAGCTCGCCTCGTGGGACAAGACCATCGCCAAGAAGTCGGCCGAGAACGCGCTCTTCAAGAAGGTGCTCGATTCGCAGCGCGCCTTCGCCGAGCGCGCGGGCCAGTGGCAGAACGACTATTCGGTCGATTTCAAGATGGCCTACAACCACTACTTCGGACGGCAGGCCAAGAAGTCCTGA
- a CDS encoding TRAP transporter large permease subunit yields the protein MKIRRELWFGLTFMALIVIGAATVLLSAETITNGHLGLLMLSLVVVAIMLGFPTAFTLMGMGMLFTFMAYDRDWHRTLDLMVQSAYKTMANDVLIAVPLFVFMGYLVERANLIESLFKSLHLALARLPGALAVATLVTCTIFATATGIVGAVVTLMGLLALPAMLRGGYSVPLAAGAITAGGCLGILIPPSVLLIVYGATAGVSVVQLYAGAFFPGVMLAGLYILYVILIAKLKPQWAPPLSAADRVVPLPPMSQRLAESPTAHALVGLLKGRRNAEVPFSHVLRQLTIVALPAIVFALLAGFSYRAVTTVEAEARYDIEEIGAARGSSSSGASSGGLAEPPAEGGLQEPPSEGGLQEPPSDGGLQEPPSGEAASPPPAASDASTLAPPPGAQPSAATSVAPAAAAAAEAPTYRAAPTWWIATFAVFGAITALFYLFLSFARLEIFKMLLASFFPLMLLILSVLGSIVLGLATPTEAAAMGALGGMLLAAAYRRLNLAVLKESVFLTAKTSAMVCWLFVGSAIFSAAFALLGGQALVEEWVLSMNLTKVQFLVLSQVIIFLLGWPLEWTEIIVIFMPIFIPLLDNFGVDPLFFGLLVAMNLQTAFLSPPVAMAAFYLKGVSPPHVTLNQIFLGMLPFMGIQVLAIVLLYIWPQIGLWLPQLLYK from the coding sequence ATGAAGATCCGCCGCGAACTCTGGTTCGGCCTCACCTTCATGGCGCTGATCGTGATCGGCGCCGCCACCGTGCTGCTGAGCGCCGAGACCATCACCAACGGCCACCTGGGCCTTTTGATGCTGTCGCTGGTGGTGGTGGCGATCATGCTGGGCTTTCCCACCGCCTTCACGCTGATGGGCATGGGCATGCTCTTCACCTTCATGGCCTACGACCGCGACTGGCACCGCACGCTCGACCTGATGGTGCAGTCGGCCTACAAGACGATGGCCAACGACGTGCTGATCGCGGTGCCGCTCTTCGTCTTCATGGGCTACCTGGTGGAGCGGGCGAACCTGATCGAGTCGCTCTTCAAGAGCCTGCACCTGGCGCTCGCGCGGCTGCCGGGCGCGCTGGCCGTGGCCACGCTCGTTACCTGCACGATCTTCGCCACGGCCACCGGCATCGTGGGCGCGGTCGTCACGCTGATGGGGCTGCTCGCGCTGCCCGCGATGCTGCGCGGCGGCTACAGCGTGCCGCTCGCGGCGGGCGCGATCACCGCGGGCGGGTGCCTGGGCATCCTGATTCCGCCCTCGGTGCTGCTGATCGTGTACGGCGCGACGGCCGGCGTGTCGGTGGTGCAGCTCTATGCGGGCGCGTTCTTTCCGGGCGTGATGCTGGCGGGCCTGTACATCCTGTACGTGATCCTGATCGCGAAGCTCAAGCCCCAGTGGGCGCCGCCGCTGTCGGCGGCCGATCGCGTGGTGCCGCTGCCGCCGATGTCGCAGCGGCTGGCCGAAAGCCCCACGGCGCACGCGCTGGTCGGACTGCTCAAGGGCCGGCGCAATGCAGAGGTGCCGTTCTCGCACGTGCTGCGTCAACTGACCATCGTGGCGTTGCCGGCCATCGTGTTCGCGCTGCTGGCCGGCTTCAGCTACCGCGCGGTGACCACCGTCGAGGCCGAGGCGCGCTACGACATCGAGGAGATCGGCGCCGCACGCGGAAGCAGCAGCAGTGGCGCGAGTTCGGGCGGCCTCGCGGAACCGCCGGCCGAAGGCGGGCTCCAGGAGCCGCCGTCGGAAGGCGGATTGCAGGAACCGCCAAGCGACGGTGGCTTGCAGGAGCCGCCGAGCGGCGAGGCTGCATCGCCGCCGCCCGCGGCATCGGATGCGTCCACGCTCGCCCCGCCACCCGGCGCGCAGCCATCGGCGGCCACTTCAGTTGCGCCCGCGGCGGCTGCAGCAGCCGAAGCACCGACCTACCGCGCCGCCCCCACCTGGTGGATCGCAACCTTCGCGGTATTCGGCGCGATCACCGCGCTCTTCTACCTGTTCCTGAGCTTCGCGCGGCTCGAGATCTTCAAGATGCTGCTGGCGTCGTTCTTCCCGCTGATGCTGCTGATCCTCTCGGTGCTCGGCTCGATCGTGCTGGGCCTGGCCACGCCGACCGAGGCCGCGGCCATGGGCGCGCTCGGCGGCATGCTGCTGGCCGCCGCCTACCGCCGGCTCAACCTCGCGGTGCTGAAGGAATCGGTCTTCCTCACGGCCAAGACCTCGGCCATGGTGTGCTGGCTCTTCGTGGGCTCGGCCATCTTCTCGGCGGCGTTCGCGCTGCTGGGCGGGCAGGCGCTGGTGGAAGAGTGGGTGCTCAGCATGAACCTCACGAAGGTGCAGTTCCTCGTGCTGAGCCAGGTGATCATCTTCTTGCTGGGCTGGCCGCTGGAGTGGACCGAGATCATCGTGATCTTCATGCCCATCTTCATTCCGCTGCTGGACAACTTCGGGGTCGATCCGCTGTTCTTCGGGCTCTTGGTGGCGATGAACCTGCAGACCGCGTTCCTCTCGCCGCCGGTGGCGATGGCGGCGTTCTACCTGAAGGGGGTGAGTCCACCGCACGTGACGCTCAACCAGATCTTCCTGGGCATGCTGCCGTTCATGGGCATCCAGGTGCTGGCGATCGTGCTGCTGTACATCTGGCCGCAGATCGGGTTGTGGCTGCCGCAGCTGCTGTACAAGTAG
- the gorA gene encoding glutathione-disulfide reductase, with protein MPTFDFDLFVIGGGSGGVRAARMAAQTGARVGLAEAADLGGTCVNVGCIPKKLYSYSAGYAESFEEAAGYGWKLPAEPQFDWAHLKSQRAKEIGRLNGIYASLLKNSGVTLVTGWAQLVDGHTVEIDGKRHTARHLLVATGGTPYVPEIPGREHIVTSDAMFDLDPFPKRLLVVGGGYIACEFASIFNGLGSKVTQLHRRAHLLTGFDDDVRQFLANEMGKAGVDVRLNCEASLIARGSNGLVVTLARGQQIEADTVLFATGRVPNTEGLGLEAAGVKLDENGAIAVDAHYRTSVQSIYAVGDVSTRVQLTPVALAEAMVVVDALFGKGKRRMDYEFIPTAVFTHPNIGTCGYTELDARAKFGEVTVFSSEFKSLRHTLSGRSERTFMKLVVDKKSDRVVGLHMVGADAGEVVQGFAVAMRAGATKAIFDSTIGIHPTGAEEFVTMREPMPG; from the coding sequence ATGCCCACATTCGACTTCGACCTCTTCGTCATCGGCGGCGGCAGCGGCGGCGTTCGCGCCGCGCGCATGGCGGCACAGACGGGCGCCCGCGTTGGCTTGGCCGAAGCCGCCGACCTTGGCGGCACCTGCGTCAACGTGGGCTGCATCCCGAAGAAGCTCTACAGCTATTCGGCCGGCTATGCCGAATCCTTCGAGGAAGCCGCGGGCTACGGCTGGAAGCTTCCCGCCGAGCCGCAGTTCGACTGGGCGCACCTCAAGTCGCAGCGCGCCAAGGAGATCGGCCGGCTCAACGGCATCTATGCCTCGCTGCTGAAGAACTCGGGCGTCACGCTCGTCACCGGATGGGCGCAGCTGGTCGACGGCCACACGGTGGAGATCGACGGCAAGCGCCACACTGCGCGCCACCTGCTCGTGGCCACCGGCGGCACGCCCTATGTGCCGGAGATCCCGGGGCGCGAGCACATCGTGACGTCCGATGCGATGTTCGATCTCGACCCGTTCCCCAAGCGCCTGTTGGTGGTGGGCGGCGGCTACATCGCCTGCGAGTTCGCATCGATCTTCAATGGCCTGGGTTCGAAGGTGACACAACTGCACCGCCGCGCTCACCTGCTCACCGGCTTCGACGACGACGTGCGCCAGTTCCTCGCGAACGAGATGGGCAAGGCGGGGGTCGACGTGCGCCTGAACTGCGAAGCCTCGCTGATCGCGCGCGGTTCGAACGGCCTCGTCGTGACGCTTGCACGCGGTCAACAGATCGAGGCCGACACGGTGCTCTTCGCCACCGGCCGCGTTCCCAACACAGAGGGCCTTGGCCTCGAAGCGGCGGGCGTGAAGCTCGATGAGAACGGCGCGATCGCGGTCGATGCGCACTATCGCACGTCGGTACAGTCGATCTACGCGGTGGGCGATGTCTCCACGCGCGTTCAGCTCACGCCGGTGGCGCTGGCCGAGGCGATGGTGGTGGTCGATGCGTTGTTCGGCAAGGGCAAGAGGCGCATGGACTACGAGTTCATCCCGACAGCCGTATTCACCCACCCGAACATCGGCACCTGCGGCTACACCGAGCTCGACGCGCGCGCGAAGTTCGGCGAAGTCACGGTGTTCTCGAGCGAGTTCAAGTCGCTGCGCCACACGCTCTCGGGTCGCAGCGAACGCACGTTCATGAAGCTGGTGGTCGACAAGAAGAGCGACCGCGTGGTGGGCCTGCACATGGTGGGCGCGGACGCGGGCGAAGTCGTGCAGGGCTTTGCGGTGGCGATGCGCGCGGGCGCGACAAAAGCGATCTTCGACAGCACCATCGGCATCCACCCGACGGGCGCCGAAGAGTTCGTGACGATGCGCGAACCGATGCCGGGCTAG
- a CDS encoding AMP nucleosidase: MPYMPTFVAPARFTDAAAALEQVKAIYQGGLAHLRESMLRFVAGEALPGRVRACYPFVRVHTHTVSRHTPPANAGLSYGFVAGPGRYETTLTRPDLFSRYYLDQFRLLLENHQVELEVGTSTQPIPIHFSFAENDHIEGTMSEDRRALMRDVFDLPDLGVMDDGIANGTYEARDGEAQPLSLFTAARVDYSLHRLRHYTGTAPEWFQNFVLFTNYQFYIDEFVRLGHEAMADENSEYIAFIEPGNVVTRRRGLDAGASATFGHLLDGSQGTAPPRLPQMPAYHLVREDYSGITMTNIGVGPANAKTITDHIAVLRPHAWMMLGHCAGLRNTQQLGDYVLAHAYVREDHVLDEELPLWVPIPALSEIQLALEKAVADITRYEGPDLKKIMRTGTVASTDNRNWELLPGNQPQRRFSQSRAVALDMESATIAANGFRFRVPYGTLLCVSDKPLHGEIKLPGMANHFYRERVEQHLRIGMRAIDILREEGSSRLHSRKLRSFAEVAFQ; this comes from the coding sequence ATGCCCTACATGCCCACATTCGTCGCCCCCGCCCGCTTCACCGACGCCGCCGCCGCACTCGAACAGGTCAAAGCCATCTACCAGGGCGGACTCGCCCATCTGCGCGAGTCGATGCTGCGCTTCGTGGCCGGGGAGGCGCTGCCGGGCCGGGTGCGGGCCTGCTATCCGTTCGTGCGGGTGCACACGCACACGGTTTCGCGTCACACGCCGCCAGCCAATGCGGGCCTGAGCTACGGCTTCGTCGCCGGGCCGGGCCGCTACGAGACCACGCTGACGCGGCCCGATCTCTTCTCGCGCTACTACCTCGACCAGTTCCGCCTGCTGCTGGAGAACCACCAGGTGGAGCTCGAGGTCGGCACCAGCACGCAGCCGATTCCGATTCACTTCTCGTTCGCCGAGAACGACCACATCGAAGGCACGATGAGCGAGGACCGCCGCGCGCTGATGCGCGACGTGTTCGACCTGCCCGACCTGGGCGTGATGGACGACGGCATCGCCAACGGCACCTACGAGGCGCGGGACGGCGAGGCGCAGCCGCTGTCGCTCTTCACGGCCGCGCGGGTCGACTACTCGCTGCACCGCCTGCGCCACTACACCGGCACCGCGCCCGAGTGGTTCCAGAACTTCGTGCTGTTCACCAACTACCAGTTCTACATCGACGAGTTCGTGCGCCTGGGCCACGAAGCGATGGCCGACGAGAACAGCGAATACATCGCCTTCATCGAACCGGGCAACGTGGTCACGCGCCGGCGCGGGCTGGATGCGGGCGCGAGCGCCACCTTCGGCCACCTGCTCGATGGCAGCCAGGGCACGGCACCGCCGCGGCTGCCGCAGATGCCGGCCTACCACCTGGTGCGCGAGGACTACAGCGGCATCACGATGACCAACATCGGCGTCGGCCCCGCCAATGCCAAGACCATCACCGACCACATCGCCGTGCTGCGCCCGCACGCCTGGATGATGCTGGGCCACTGCGCGGGGCTGCGCAACACGCAGCAATTGGGCGACTACGTGCTGGCGCATGCCTATGTGCGCGAGGACCATGTGCTCGATGAAGAGCTGCCGCTGTGGGTGCCGATTCCGGCGCTGTCGGAGATCCAGCTCGCGCTGGAGAAAGCCGTGGCCGACATCACGCGCTACGAAGGCCCGGACCTCAAGAAGATCATGCGCACCGGCACCGTGGCGAGCACCGACAACCGCAACTGGGAGCTTTTGCCCGGCAACCAGCCGCAGCGCCGCTTCAGCCAGAGCCGCGCGGTGGCGCTCGACATGGAGAGCGCGACCATCGCGGCCAACGGCTTCCGCTTCCGCGTGCCCTACGGCACTTTGTTGTGCGTGAGCGACAAACCACTGCACGGCGAGATCAAGCTGCCCGGCATGGCCAACCACTTCTATCGCGAGCGGGTGGAGCAGCATCTGCGCATCGGCATGCGGGCCATCGACATCCTTCGGGAAGAGGGCTCGAGCCGGCTGCACAGCCGCAAGCTGCGCAGCTTCGCGGAGGTCGCTTTCCAGTAA
- a CDS encoding ketopantoate reductase family protein, translating into MKVAVMGAGAVGCYYGAMLARAGHEVVLIGRPSHVEAVKANGLRLETKTFDEQVRLDASTEASAVQGADLVLFCVKSTDSESAAAQIKPHLSPDALVLTLQNGVDNDERVRSVLSNEVAAAVVYVATEMAGAGHVKHHGRGELVIAPSRASERVAEHLIAAGVPTQISDNVRGSLWAKLILNCAYNALSAVSQLPYGELVKGVGVNDVIRDVVAECLAVAAAEGVVIPGDTDAAIRGIAQSMPSQYSSTAQDLARGKLSEIDHLNGLVVRRGEALGVPTPANRVLFVMVKLLEGKQQKAGV; encoded by the coding sequence ATGAAAGTTGCAGTCATGGGCGCCGGCGCAGTCGGCTGCTACTACGGCGCCATGCTGGCGCGTGCGGGCCATGAGGTGGTGCTGATCGGGCGGCCTTCGCACGTCGAGGCGGTGAAGGCGAACGGGCTGCGGCTCGAGACAAAGACCTTCGACGAGCAGGTGCGCCTCGATGCGAGCACCGAGGCGAGCGCGGTGCAAGGCGCTGATCTCGTGCTGTTCTGCGTGAAGTCCACCGACAGCGAATCAGCCGCCGCGCAGATCAAGCCGCATCTCTCGCCCGATGCGCTGGTGCTCACGCTGCAGAACGGCGTGGACAACGACGAGCGCGTGCGTTCGGTGCTGTCGAATGAAGTGGCGGCGGCCGTGGTCTACGTGGCCACCGAGATGGCCGGCGCCGGTCATGTGAAGCACCACGGTCGCGGTGAGTTGGTGATCGCCCCTTCACGTGCGAGCGAGCGGGTGGCAGAGCATCTGATCGCCGCCGGCGTGCCTACGCAGATATCCGACAACGTGCGCGGCTCGCTGTGGGCCAAGCTGATCCTGAACTGCGCCTACAACGCGCTCTCGGCGGTGTCGCAGCTGCCCTATGGCGAACTCGTGAAGGGCGTGGGCGTGAACGACGTGATCCGCGACGTGGTCGCCGAATGCCTCGCCGTGGCGGCAGCCGAAGGCGTTGTGATCCCGGGCGACACCGATGCGGCGATCCGCGGCATCGCGCAGTCGATGCCCTCGCAGTACTCATCCACCGCACAGGACCTCGCACGCGGCAAGCTCAGCGAAATCGACCACCTCAATGGCCTGGTCGTGCGCCGCGGCGAAGCGCTCGGCGTGCCCACGCCCGCGAACCGCGTGCTGTTCGTGATGGTGAAGCTGCTCGAAGGCAAGCAGCAGAAGGCCGGCGTCTAG
- a CDS encoding Bug family tripartite tricarboxylate transporter substrate binding protein has protein sequence MPRSSPSALSRRDFSAWVAGGVAAACAGQAALLWPRSAGAAEPQLVAKLRIVIPANEGGGWDQTGRALGAALLASGAAGDVVYENVGGKGGTIGLAKYVEKYDADPDTLLMSGMVMVGAVALQKPAVTMAQVAPVARLTSDYEVVAVKADSPIKTPKDLIAALRADAAKTVIAGGSAGGVDHMYAGMLARVAGNTAGLVYQPYPGGAQVVEALETGKAVAGISGYSEFSDALAGGKLRAIGVSSKRPFLGIPSVREQGVDADLANWRGVLTGKKVPAERRAVLLEAVRRATGADVWQKTIKRNNWDAYWMAGKDFESFLELDLAMAGPMIYLLKLKA, from the coding sequence ATGCCTAGATCGTCACCTTCTGCCCTTTCCCGCCGCGATTTCAGCGCATGGGTGGCGGGCGGCGTCGCCGCTGCCTGCGCCGGCCAGGCCGCACTGCTGTGGCCCCGCTCGGCCGGTGCGGCCGAGCCGCAGCTGGTTGCCAAGTTGCGCATCGTCATTCCCGCCAACGAAGGCGGCGGCTGGGACCAGACCGGCCGCGCGCTCGGCGCGGCGCTGCTGGCCTCGGGCGCGGCGGGTGACGTGGTCTATGAAAACGTCGGCGGCAAGGGCGGCACCATCGGCCTTGCGAAGTACGTCGAGAAATACGATGCCGACCCCGACACCCTGCTGATGAGCGGCATGGTGATGGTCGGCGCGGTCGCGCTGCAGAAGCCCGCCGTCACCATGGCGCAGGTCGCCCCGGTCGCGCGACTCACCAGCGATTACGAAGTGGTAGCGGTGAAGGCCGATTCGCCCATCAAGACGCCCAAGGACCTGATCGCAGCCCTCCGCGCCGATGCGGCAAAGACCGTCATCGCGGGCGGCTCGGCCGGCGGTGTGGACCACATGTACGCCGGCATGCTGGCGCGCGTAGCCGGCAACACCGCGGGCCTCGTCTACCAGCCGTACCCCGGCGGCGCACAGGTGGTGGAGGCGCTGGAAACCGGCAAGGCGGTCGCCGGCATCTCGGGCTACAGCGAGTTCAGCGATGCGCTGGCCGGCGGCAAGCTGCGCGCGATCGGCGTGTCGTCCAAGCGTCCGTTCCTGGGCATTCCGTCGGTGCGCGAACAGGGCGTGGACGCCGACCTCGCGAACTGGCGCGGCGTGCTCACCGGCAAGAAGGTGCCCGCCGAACGGCGCGCCGTGCTGCTGGAAGCCGTGCGCCGCGCGACCGGTGCCGATGTCTGGCAGAAGACCATCAAGCGCAACAACTGGGATGCGTACTGGATGGCCGGCAAGGATTTCGAGAGCTTCCTCGAACTCGACCTGGCGATGGCCGGGCCGATGATCTACCTGTTGAAACTCAAGGCCTGA
- a CDS encoding PEP/pyruvate-binding domain-containing protein: MKNNSTPHRARKAPAWLSALALSAAAIAPLPADAQLAAKPSFYRRQIEPQPEGPTAQPVPRPAVAASSPALHSQGDFDALARVYDPGTPMQLAHVLFVIDRQAKPVRTHYIDTPRYQLHVRFVRDTGLSPRAGKREIDRNYLVPDRRFLFGTLSWQQNIGTFTYEFWEGDRLTAPLLKQADAQVKASFFAPVKFKTNSTLHERVAKEAGIDFVSQEALIREQPYMPMNLGTATGRVRIVNDASGLNALLPDDIAVLRQVPINLPPVAGVLTERPSTALSHVNLLAKGWGIPNAYVRDAATVLREHAGQWVALKVAASGYQLRRLTAEEIAALPPRSVRTAATGAVPGSDRAVKPDLRETRLLPLASLRARNSAQCGSKAANLGAALAARIPSTTVPDGFCIPFAHYDRFMRTNGLADRIARMQQQPGFASDPQQRQKALAQLRDEIVKWPVDAATAASWRAAWQSQLGGVGVFVRSSSNSEDLPGFSGAGLYTTVPNVKTGDTLELAVKKVWASVFNPEAWEARSAAGFGAESVLMGVFVQTAIDSTNAGVMITRDPFDAGHPHVTYISAKRGIGIRVVEGQRVAEQVMYSSWSKAIQVLSRSAEETALQLDKDGGVKEVPVEQGRNVLTDELVVRLANVGAAVKRTFNAVDQDIEWATVGDRIVLLQARPYVERRR, encoded by the coding sequence ATGAAGAACAACAGCACCCCACATCGCGCGCGCAAGGCGCCAGCCTGGCTATCGGCACTGGCGTTGAGCGCGGCGGCCATCGCACCCTTGCCGGCCGATGCGCAACTTGCGGCCAAGCCTTCCTTCTATCGGCGTCAGATCGAGCCGCAGCCTGAAGGGCCGACGGCACAACCCGTGCCGCGCCCCGCAGTGGCCGCATCGTCGCCGGCATTGCACAGCCAGGGCGACTTCGACGCGCTCGCACGCGTCTACGACCCCGGCACGCCGATGCAACTGGCCCATGTGCTGTTCGTCATCGACCGCCAGGCCAAGCCGGTGCGCACCCACTACATCGACACTCCGCGCTACCAGCTGCATGTGCGTTTCGTGCGCGACACCGGCCTCTCCCCGCGCGCGGGCAAGCGCGAGATCGACCGCAACTACCTCGTGCCAGATCGCCGCTTCCTGTTCGGCACGCTGAGTTGGCAACAGAACATCGGCACCTTCACCTACGAGTTCTGGGAAGGCGACCGGCTCACCGCGCCGCTGCTCAAGCAGGCCGACGCACAGGTGAAGGCCAGCTTCTTCGCGCCCGTGAAGTTCAAGACCAACTCCACGTTGCATGAGCGTGTGGCCAAGGAGGCGGGCATCGATTTCGTGAGCCAGGAAGCGCTGATCCGCGAGCAGCCCTACATGCCGATGAACCTCGGCACCGCGACGGGACGCGTGCGCATCGTGAACGACGCATCGGGCCTGAATGCGCTGTTGCCCGACGACATCGCCGTGCTGCGCCAGGTGCCGATCAATCTGCCGCCGGTCGCAGGCGTGCTCACCGAGCGGCCATCGACCGCGCTCTCGCATGTCAACCTGCTGGCCAAGGGCTGGGGCATTCCGAATGCCTATGTGCGCGATGCGGCCACCGTGCTGCGCGAGCATGCGGGCCAATGGGTCGCGCTCAAGGTCGCGGCCTCGGGCTATCAGTTGCGCCGTCTCACGGCGGAAGAAATTGCCGCGCTTCCGCCGCGTTCCGTGCGCACCGCGGCCACAGGCGCGGTGCCCGGCAGCGACAGGGCCGTGAAGCCCGACCTGCGCGAAACCCGCCTGCTGCCGCTCGCCTCACTGCGTGCGCGCAACAGCGCGCAGTGCGGCTCCAAGGCCGCGAACCTCGGCGCGGCGCTGGCCGCGCGCATTCCATCGACGACCGTGCCCGATGGGTTCTGCATTCCGTTCGCGCACTACGACCGCTTCATGCGAACAAATGGCCTGGCCGATCGCATTGCGCGCATGCAGCAACAACCCGGCTTCGCGAGCGATCCGCAGCAGCGGCAGAAAGCGCTCGCCCAACTGCGCGACGAGATCGTGAAGTGGCCCGTCGATGCCGCCACCGCGGCGTCGTGGCGCGCCGCATGGCAGTCGCAATTGGGCGGTGTCGGTGTGTTCGTGCGCAGCTCGTCCAACTCCGAAGACCTGCCGGGCTTCAGCGGCGCGGGGCTCTACACCACGGTGCCCAACGTAAAGACCGGCGACACGCTCGAGCTCGCGGTCAAGAAGGTCTGGGCCTCGGTGTTCAACCCCGAGGCCTGGGAGGCGCGCAGCGCCGCGGGCTTCGGCGCCGAATCGGTGCTGATGGGTGTGTTCGTGCAGACCGCCATCGACTCGACCAATGCCGGCGTGATGATCACCCGCGACCCGTTCGACGCGGGTCACCCGCACGTCACCTATATCTCGGCCAAGCGCGGCATCGGCATCCGCGTGGTCGAGGGGCAGCGCGTGGCGGAGCAGGTGATGTATTCGAGCTGGTCGAAGGCGATCCAGGTGCTGAGCCGCTCGGCCGAAGAGACGGCGCTGCAGCTCGACAAGGACGGTGGCGTGAAGGAAGTGCCGGTGGAGCAGGGGCGCAACGTGCTGACCGATGAGCTCGTCGTGCGGCTTGCCAATGTGGGCGCGGCCGTGAAGCGCACGTTCAATGCGGTCGATCAGGACATCGAATGGGCAACGGTGGGCGACAGGATCGTGCTGCTGCAGGCGCGGCCGTATGTGGAGAGGCGGCGCTGA
- a CDS encoding TRAP transporter small permease subunit — MQSFLLAVDRFSTWIGKTFAWCALLLTLLISWEVFSRYVLNHPHAWVLDAQIMLYGAMFMTAGAYTLSKNGHVRGDVLYGFFRPRTQALVDLVLYIVFFLPGIVALTWAGWIYAGESLAIREQTFSAEPLPLYPFKFIIPLAGFTLLLQGIVEIIRCVQCIRDGAWPSREQDVEEVDVEKLKEMVHVKDADIAALDRVVVANEAREGSR; from the coding sequence ATGCAATCTTTCCTGTTGGCGGTCGACCGGTTCTCCACTTGGATCGGCAAGACCTTCGCCTGGTGCGCCCTGCTGCTCACGCTCCTGATCAGCTGGGAGGTGTTCTCGCGCTACGTGCTGAACCATCCGCATGCGTGGGTGCTCGACGCGCAGATCATGCTGTACGGCGCCATGTTCATGACCGCCGGGGCGTACACGCTTTCCAAGAACGGCCACGTGCGCGGCGACGTGCTCTACGGTTTCTTCCGGCCGCGCACGCAGGCGCTGGTCGACCTGGTGCTCTACATCGTCTTCTTCCTGCCCGGCATCGTCGCGCTGACCTGGGCCGGATGGATCTACGCCGGCGAATCGCTCGCGATCCGGGAGCAGACCTTCTCGGCCGAGCCGCTGCCGCTGTATCCGTTCAAGTTCATCATTCCGCTCGCGGGCTTCACGCTGCTCCTGCAGGGCATCGTGGAGATCATCCGCTGCGTGCAGTGCATCCGCGACGGCGCCTGGCCCTCGCGCGAGCAGGACGTCGAGGAAGTCGACGTCGAGAAGCTCAAGGAAATGGTGCACGTGAAGGACGCCGACATCGCCGCGCTCGACCGCGTGGTCGTCGCCAACGAGGCACGGGAGGGCTCGCGATGA